The Staphylococcus sp. KG4-3 genome has a window encoding:
- the tarB gene encoding teichoic acid glycerol-phosphate primase TarB has protein sequence MRQIIKKLYIIIISFLNMIYRKKKVQSDQIVLMMTFAEDVLPIIEALNRKGYKLTVIGTEKNRKYIQHLENTVFLPAGNKQVFKHIKALSSAKVIVIDTYYLIMGGFKKKKQQTVVQTWHAAGALKNFGFTDRQVDLSNNKIVQQYKKVYDATDKYIVGGEPMADCFKESFGANEKQFLRTGLPRLVPYTRLDVEQRQQELKQQYGINGKVAVYVPTYREHKQANRQIDKQKFEAKLPEYTLLSKLHPSIATEQQTTINLQSLMILADVIISDYSSLAIEASILNKPTLFYVYDEADYSRTRGLNVFYEKIPKAYKAYNEDELMHKLHENSYATALLFEDWHKYNTKDSLTSIINEIEKMVKK, from the coding sequence TTGAGACAAATTATAAAAAAGCTTTATATCATTATCATTAGCTTTTTGAATATGATATATCGAAAGAAAAAAGTTCAAAGTGACCAAATTGTGTTGATGATGACTTTTGCTGAAGATGTGTTACCTATTATTGAAGCGTTAAACCGTAAAGGATATAAATTGACAGTTATTGGCACAGAAAAAAATCGTAAATATATCCAACATTTAGAGAATACAGTGTTTTTACCTGCAGGAAATAAACAAGTATTTAAGCATATCAAAGCGTTGAGTAGCGCAAAGGTGATTGTAATAGACACTTATTATCTGATAATGGGTGGATTTAAGAAGAAAAAACAGCAAACTGTCGTACAAACATGGCATGCGGCAGGCGCATTGAAAAATTTCGGATTTACAGATAGACAAGTTGACTTATCAAATAATAAAATAGTTCAACAATATAAAAAAGTTTATGACGCAACAGATAAGTATATTGTTGGTGGTGAACCAATGGCAGACTGCTTTAAAGAATCATTTGGAGCAAATGAAAAACAATTTTTAAGAACGGGATTGCCTAGGTTGGTGCCATACACAAGGTTGGACGTTGAACAAAGACAACAAGAATTGAAACAACAATATGGGATAAACGGCAAGGTAGCTGTTTATGTACCTACCTATCGAGAACACAAGCAGGCTAACCGTCAGATAGATAAACAGAAATTTGAAGCAAAGTTACCAGAGTATACTTTATTGAGCAAATTACACCCATCTATTGCCACAGAGCAACAGACGACAATTAACTTGCAATCATTAATGATATTAGCAGACGTGATTATTAGTGATTACAGTTCACTAGCAATTGAAGCGAGCATATTAAACAAACCCACGCTTTTTTATGTTTATGATGAAGCGGATTATAGTCGCACCCGTGGATTAAATGTATTTTATGAAAAAATACCTAAGGCATATAAAGCATATAATGAGGATGAATTAATGCATAAGTTACATGAAAATAGTTACGCGACAGCACTATTATTTGAAGATTGGCATAAATATAATACGAAAGATAGTTTGACGAGCATAATTAATGAAATTGAAAAGATGGTGAAAAAATGA
- a CDS encoding ABC transporter permease, whose product MNAVWVVFREHFKNFYLIQRLAQFQVKISNTNNYLGMAWELINPAMQIMVYWFVFGLGIRSNNPIDGVPFIYWLLVGISMWFFVNQGILEGTKSIATKYNQVAKMNFPLSIIPSYIVMSRFYGHLALLVVVILLCMLAGYYPTIYTLQLFLYVPFALILTTAIALFTSTLGVLVKDTQQAIQALMRMVFFASSILIVPPEGIVKDIMKLNPIYYLAEAYRSAVLHKEWYFITHWELTLYNLLIILFLFIVGSIMHMRYRDHFADFM is encoded by the coding sequence ATGAATGCAGTATGGGTAGTATTTAGAGAGCATTTTAAAAATTTCTATCTAATACAAAGACTAGCACAGTTCCAAGTGAAGATTTCTAATACAAATAACTATCTAGGTATGGCTTGGGAGTTAATTAATCCAGCTATGCAAATCATGGTTTATTGGTTTGTATTTGGTCTTGGTATTAGAAGTAACAATCCTATAGATGGTGTGCCATTTATTTATTGGTTACTCGTAGGTATCAGCATGTGGTTCTTTGTTAACCAAGGAATTTTGGAAGGTACTAAATCAATAGCAACAAAATATAACCAAGTAGCGAAGATGAATTTTCCGTTATCAATCATACCTTCTTACATAGTAATGAGTAGGTTTTACGGTCATCTTGCACTACTTGTCGTAGTCATTTTACTATGTATGTTGGCAGGTTACTATCCAACGATATACACGTTGCAACTTTTCTTATATGTACCATTTGCATTAATATTAACAACTGCAATAGCGTTATTTACATCAACGTTAGGAGTGCTTGTAAAGGACACACAACAAGCAATTCAAGCGCTCATGAGAATGGTGTTCTTTGCATCATCTATTTTAATTGTACCTCCAGAAGGCATTGTAAAAGATATAATGAAATTAAATCCAATATATTATCTAGCTGAAGCATATCGTTCTGCTGTGTTACATAAAGAGTGGTATTTTATAACGCATTGGGAACTGACATTGTATAATTTATTAATCATCTTGTTCTTATTTATAGTAGGTTCGATTATGCATATGCGTTATAGAGATCATTTTGCAGACTTTATGTAA
- the pbp4 gene encoding penicillin-binding protein PBP4, protein MRKLILTFITVLFVGTIITPFAEAETVTPTQAANQYGYNVSEAYQPEGAVNVAQTGQLLYQYNMNKKWYPASMTKLMTMYLTLNAVNKGELSLNDKVKITDTHYRMSTLPELSNTKLYPGETYTIKELLQITVSNSSNAAALILGKEVSGNLSDFTDKMNKKAKALGMENTHFVNPTGAENHQLRDFVPKKYKNENDNTSTAKDFGILSQRAVQDTPKILDFTKQLAPTQHGVTYYTFNHSLEGADMSLEGTDGLKTGSSDVADYNHTITTKRDGFRINQAIMGAGNYDKLGGEKQRNMIGNALMNMSFDQYKYEKVLSKGEQKINGKTYFVEKDLYDVLPKDFDKKDYKVVIEDNKAHIEYDREFISSKYGPPSVDVNKPLVHQATTVVKSSWDEHPILTLLGTILIIAAIAIIIYLIIDLIRKKSINKK, encoded by the coding sequence ATGAGAAAGTTAATTTTGACATTTATAACTGTACTCTTCGTCGGTACAATTATAACACCCTTTGCTGAAGCTGAAACTGTTACACCCACACAAGCAGCAAATCAATATGGTTATAATGTATCTGAAGCCTATCAACCTGAGGGTGCAGTAAATGTTGCACAAACGGGTCAGCTACTTTATCAATACAACATGAATAAAAAGTGGTACCCTGCTTCAATGACTAAGCTTATGACCATGTATCTTACGCTTAACGCAGTCAATAAAGGCGAGTTATCTTTAAACGATAAAGTAAAAATTACAGATACACACTATCGTATGTCCACCTTACCAGAATTAAGCAATACCAAGTTATACCCTGGCGAAACGTATACAATTAAGGAATTACTTCAAATTACGGTATCAAACTCAAGTAATGCAGCTGCACTCATTTTAGGAAAAGAAGTTTCAGGCAATCTTTCTGACTTCACTGATAAAATGAATAAAAAAGCAAAAGCATTAGGAATGGAAAATACGCATTTTGTAAATCCAACAGGTGCAGAAAATCACCAACTTCGTGACTTTGTACCTAAAAAATATAAAAATGAAAATGATAATACATCTACTGCCAAAGACTTCGGTATACTTTCGCAACGTGCCGTTCAAGACACACCGAAAATATTAGATTTCACTAAGCAACTAGCACCTACACAACACGGTGTGACATATTACACCTTCAACCATTCGCTTGAAGGTGCAGATATGAGTTTAGAAGGTACTGACGGTTTGAAAACGGGGTCAAGCGATGTTGCTGACTATAACCATACAATAACAACGAAACGTGATGGCTTTAGAATTAACCAAGCTATTATGGGTGCAGGTAATTACGATAAACTTGGTGGCGAAAAGCAGCGTAACATGATAGGTAATGCTTTAATGAACATGTCTTTCGACCAGTATAAATATGAAAAAGTATTGTCAAAAGGTGAACAAAAAATTAATGGGAAAACGTATTTTGTAGAAAAAGATCTTTACGATGTGTTACCAAAAGATTTTGATAAAAAAGACTATAAAGTTGTAATTGAAGATAACAAAGCACATATTGAATATGACCGCGAGTTTATTAGTAGTAAATATGGTCCCCCTTCAGTTGATGTCAACAAACCACTCGTTCATCAAGCAACAACAGTTGTAAAATCATCTTGGGATGAGCATCCAATACTAACTTTATTAGGTACAATTCTAATTATTGCAGCAATCGCAATCATTATCTATCTAATCATTGATTTAATCAGAAAAAAATCAATTAATAAGAAATAA
- a CDS encoding NupC/NupG family nucleoside CNT transporter translates to MFLVINIIGLFVFLGIAVLFSRSKKDIQWKSIAILVVLNLFLAWFFMYFPWGKTAVQTLANGISWVIDSAHAGTGFAFSSWVKPGAMDMAVSALFPILLVVPLFDILMYFNILPKVIGGIGWVLAKITRQPKFESFFGIEMMFLGNTEALAVSNEQLKRMKETRVLTVAMMSMSSVSGAIVGAYVSMVPGDLVLTAIPLNIINAIIISSILNPVTVEEKEDIIYTIQSNELERQPFFSFLGDSVLNAGKLILIIIAFVISFVALSDLIDRLINLLTSIIGGWAGIKGSFGLDQILGVFMYPFALLLGLPWDEAWIVAQQMAKKIVTNEFVVMGQIKDVVESYSPHRRAVITTFLISFANFSTIGMIVGTLKGIVDKKTSDFVSQYVPMLLLAGILVSLMTAGFVGLFAW, encoded by the coding sequence ATGTTTTTAGTGATTAACATAATTGGATTGTTTGTGTTTTTAGGGATTGCAGTATTATTCTCTCGAAGCAAAAAGGATATTCAATGGAAATCAATAGCAATATTAGTTGTATTAAACTTATTTTTAGCTTGGTTCTTTATGTACTTCCCGTGGGGGAAAACTGCAGTACAAACATTAGCTAATGGTATTTCTTGGGTGATTGATTCAGCACATGCAGGCACAGGGTTTGCTTTTTCTAGCTGGGTAAAACCAGGCGCAATGGATATGGCAGTTAGTGCATTATTCCCAATATTATTAGTTGTTCCGTTATTTGACATTTTAATGTATTTTAATATTTTACCTAAAGTAATTGGTGGTATTGGTTGGGTTTTAGCAAAAATCACACGTCAACCAAAGTTCGAATCATTCTTTGGTATTGAAATGATGTTTTTAGGTAATACAGAAGCATTAGCAGTTTCGAATGAACAATTAAAACGTATGAAAGAAACTCGTGTGTTAACGGTGGCGATGATGTCTATGAGCTCTGTATCTGGGGCTATAGTAGGGGCATATGTCTCTATGGTTCCTGGTGATTTAGTATTGACAGCTATTCCATTAAATATAATCAATGCGATTATTATTTCATCTATATTGAATCCGGTTACGGTAGAAGAAAAAGAAGATATTATTTACACTATTCAAAGTAATGAATTAGAACGTCAACCGTTCTTCTCATTCTTAGGTGACTCAGTATTAAATGCAGGTAAATTAATCTTAATTATTATAGCATTTGTTATTAGTTTCGTTGCTTTATCAGATTTAATTGATCGATTAATTAATTTACTTACCAGCATCATTGGTGGTTGGGCAGGTATTAAAGGTAGTTTTGGTTTAGATCAAATACTTGGTGTGTTTATGTATCCATTTGCGTTATTGCTTGGTTTACCATGGGATGAAGCTTGGATTGTTGCACAACAAATGGCCAAAAAAATTGTCACTAATGAATTTGTTGTCATGGGACAAATTAAAGATGTTGTTGAATCTTATTCGCCACATAGACGTGCAGTCATTACAACATTCTTAATTTCATTCGCGAACTTCTCGACAATTGGTATGATTGTAGGTACTTTAAAAGGAATCGTAGACAAGAAAACATCAGATTTCGTATCACAATATGTACCGATGTTATTACTTGCAGGTATTTTAGTATCGTTGATGACTGCAGGATTTGTTGGATTATTTGCTTGGTAA
- a CDS encoding YitT family protein, with translation MNKTVRDLILVVFGSFIFSAGVNTFIISADLGEGGVTGIAIVLYYAFHISPGITNFVFNAILIGIGYKFLSKRSMYLTIIATILISIFLELTVSWEIETGNILVNAVFGGLCVGLGIGVIVLAGGTTAGTTILARIANKYLDVSTPYALLFFDLIVVAISLTVIPISSALVTVISLYIGTKVMDYVIEGLNTKKAMTIISSKPDEIAKVIDEQVGRGLTILNGRGYFSKEDKDILYVVITKTQVTRAKRLIRKIDDNAFLVIHDVRDVYGNGFLIDEH, from the coding sequence GTGAACAAAACAGTGCGAGATTTAATATTAGTTGTTTTTGGATCGTTCATTTTTTCAGCTGGGGTGAATACGTTTATTATATCTGCTGATTTAGGTGAGGGAGGAGTGACTGGTATAGCGATCGTACTTTACTATGCTTTTCACATTTCTCCAGGTATTACAAACTTCGTATTTAATGCCATTTTAATTGGGATAGGTTATAAATTTTTAAGTAAACGAAGTATGTATTTAACTATTATCGCAACGATTTTAATTTCTATCTTTTTAGAATTAACTGTAAGTTGGGAAATTGAAACAGGCAATATATTGGTTAATGCAGTATTTGGTGGTCTTTGTGTGGGGCTAGGTATAGGTGTGATTGTGCTTGCAGGTGGTACTACAGCAGGGACTACAATTTTAGCTCGAATCGCTAATAAATACTTAGACGTTAGTACACCTTATGCGTTACTATTCTTCGATTTAATTGTTGTAGCTATATCACTGACTGTTATTCCAATTTCTAGTGCACTGGTTACTGTGATTTCATTGTATATCGGTACGAAAGTAATGGATTACGTCATTGAAGGTTTAAATACGAAGAAAGCAATGACAATTATTTCAAGCAAGCCTGATGAAATTGCTAAAGTAATTGATGAACAAGTAGGACGTGGGCTTACCATTTTAAATGGCCGTGGCTATTTTTCAAAAGAAGATAAAGATATTTTGTATGTTGTTATTACTAAAACACAAGTAACAAGAGCCAAGCGTTTAATAAGAAAAATCGATGATAACGCATTTTTAGTTATTCATGATGTACGAGATGTATACGGAAATGGTTTCTTAATCGATGAACATTAA
- the tagD gene encoding glycerol-3-phosphate cytidylyltransferase, which translates to MKRVITYGTYDLLHYGHIELLRRAREMGDYLVVALSTDEFNRVKNKKSYYNYEQRKMMLESIRYVDLVIPESGWGQKEIDVDRYEIDTFVMGHDWEGEFDFLKDKCEVIYLNRTEGISTTKIKKELYGDNEK; encoded by the coding sequence ATGAAACGAGTTATTACTTATGGAACATATGATTTATTGCATTATGGCCATATTGAATTATTAAGAAGAGCTAGAGAAATGGGCGATTATTTAGTCGTGGCACTCTCAACAGATGAATTTAATCGAGTTAAAAATAAAAAATCTTATTATAATTATGAACAAAGAAAAATGATGTTAGAATCAATTAGGTATGTCGATCTTGTTATCCCTGAAAGTGGTTGGGGACAAAAAGAAATTGATGTTGATCGATATGAGATAGATACATTTGTTATGGGCCACGATTGGGAAGGTGAATTCGACTTCTTAAAAGATAAATGTGAAGTTATTTATCTAAATCGTACTGAAGGTATCTCTACGACTAAAATTAAAAAAGAACTTTATGGTGACAATGAAAAATAG
- a CDS encoding glycosyltransferase family A protein: protein MKISIIIPVYNAEDTIRRAIASIDTKQNYEIICINDGSEDDSKFVLEQLQKEYKNITIINQENQGAAVSRNVGIANMSGDVFMFLDADDEFLPSRIDFMADYYQRDENVDIVIGQIARENNGDWQTIYSHEVIKKLDTVNIAQCPEVMQSIGPGAKMFSAKFADLRFDEDVVFCEEHTFIIQAYKKARDIQLLPDIVYGYNEQAGSVTDQLANQFESYMRDAEKVRTRVMDTLLLREARVYYSYRMDELIVSYLIQAYVREHKTVTQQMLDLVISYIKEMQKTDYAGEALFRIIKVIEQGSVKWNKALYYQWRDALLSVGIGRPNYYRFKVEVLPRRAKFRGKMKLKQILKR, encoded by the coding sequence ATGAAAATTTCAATAATCATTCCTGTGTATAATGCTGAAGACACAATTCGAAGAGCAATTGCATCGATTGATACAAAGCAAAATTATGAAATTATATGCATCAATGATGGTTCGGAAGATGATAGTAAGTTTGTATTAGAACAATTGCAAAAAGAATATAAAAATATAACGATTATCAACCAAGAAAATCAAGGTGCGGCAGTTAGTAGAAATGTTGGTATTGCTAATATGTCAGGCGATGTTTTTATGTTTTTAGATGCTGACGATGAATTCTTACCTAGTAGAATAGATTTTATGGCTGATTATTATCAACGAGATGAAAATGTAGATATTGTTATCGGACAAATTGCAAGGGAAAACAATGGTGACTGGCAAACCATTTATTCTCATGAAGTAATCAAGAAATTAGATACTGTAAATATTGCTCAATGTCCTGAAGTGATGCAATCAATTGGTCCTGGTGCCAAAATGTTTAGCGCAAAATTTGCTGATTTAAGATTCGATGAAGACGTTGTTTTTTGTGAAGAACATACCTTCATTATCCAAGCATATAAAAAGGCACGAGATATTCAATTATTGCCAGATATCGTTTATGGATATAATGAGCAAGCTGGTTCAGTAACTGATCAACTTGCGAATCAATTTGAATCTTATATGCGTGATGCAGAAAAAGTTAGAACACGTGTAATGGATACATTATTGCTAAGAGAAGCAAGAGTCTATTATAGTTACCGTATGGATGAATTGATTGTAAGTTATCTGATTCAAGCATACGTCAGAGAGCATAAAACCGTTACACAACAAATGTTAGATCTTGTTATCTCATATATTAAAGAAATGCAAAAAACAGATTATGCTGGGGAAGCATTATTTAGAATAATTAAAGTGATTGAACAAGGTAGTGTGAAATGGAACAAAGCTTTATATTATCAATGGAGAGATGCATTGTTAAGCGTTGGTATTGGGAGACCTAATTATTATCGTTTTAAAGTGGAAGTGCTACCGAGACGCGCAAAATTTAGAGGTAAAATGAAATTAAAACAAATTTTGAAAAGATGA
- a CDS encoding ABC transporter ATP-binding protein has protein sequence MKQENPLFYLFKKLSWPVGLIIIAVFISSLGSITGLLVPLFTGKLVDKFSFDNMNWMFVAGFISIFIVNALLSGVGLYLLSKIGEKVIYAIRSVLWHHIIHLKMPFFDQNESGQLMSRLTDDTKVINEFISQKLPNLLPSVLTILGSLVMLFIMDWKMTLVTFITIPIFVLIMFPLGKIMEKISKKTQAEIANFSGLLGRVLTEMRLVKVSHTEDLELNNAHKNLKEIYFLGLKQAKITAVIQPISGVIMLLTIAIILGFGAIRISTGAISAGTLIAMIFYVIQLSTPLINLSTLVTDYKKAVGASGRIYEIMEEPTEAFHIEQEDEITDGSLVFEHVDFKYGVKPILSDVNFEIPQSKVTAFVGPSGSGKSTIFNIIERMYDIDQGDIKYCDKSIYDIGLGEWRDKIGYVMQSNSMMNGTIRDNILYGINREVSDEELIHFAKLANCHEFIEQFEDGYDTMVGERGLKLSGGQRQRIDIARSFVKNPDILLLDEATANLDSESERKIQDALEELMENRTTVVIAHRLSTIKKAEQIIFVDAGKVTGKGTHQELIMKHEKYQQFVNTQNLTK, from the coding sequence ATGAAGCAAGAAAATCCATTATTCTATTTATTTAAAAAACTGTCATGGCCAGTTGGCCTTATCATTATTGCTGTATTTATTTCTTCATTGGGTAGTATTACTGGGCTTCTAGTCCCACTATTTACTGGGAAACTGGTAGATAAATTTTCCTTTGATAATATGAACTGGATGTTTGTTGCAGGCTTTATTTCAATTTTTATTGTTAATGCATTACTTAGCGGTGTTGGTTTATATCTATTAAGTAAAATTGGGGAAAAGGTTATATACGCAATTAGATCTGTTTTATGGCATCATATTATCCATTTAAAAATGCCATTTTTTGATCAAAATGAAAGTGGCCAATTGATGAGCCGACTGACGGATGATACGAAAGTCATCAATGAATTTATTTCTCAAAAACTTCCTAATTTATTACCGTCTGTATTAACAATTTTAGGTTCGTTGGTTATGTTATTCATTATGGATTGGAAAATGACATTAGTCACATTCATCACTATTCCAATTTTTGTGTTAATCATGTTTCCATTAGGTAAAATTATGGAAAAGATTTCTAAAAAAACACAAGCTGAAATTGCTAATTTTAGTGGCTTGTTAGGTCGAGTTTTGACAGAAATGCGTTTAGTGAAAGTTTCACATACAGAAGACTTAGAACTGAATAATGCACATAAAAACTTAAAAGAGATTTACTTTTTAGGATTAAAACAAGCTAAAATCACCGCAGTAATACAGCCTATTTCAGGCGTGATTATGTTACTTACAATCGCAATTATATTAGGGTTTGGTGCGATTAGAATTTCCACTGGTGCAATCTCAGCAGGTACATTGATTGCTATGATTTTCTATGTGATCCAATTATCAACGCCACTGATTAATCTTTCAACGCTTGTTACAGATTATAAAAAAGCTGTAGGCGCAAGTGGCCGTATTTATGAAATTATGGAAGAGCCTACGGAAGCATTTCATATAGAACAAGAAGATGAGATTACTGATGGTAGTTTGGTATTTGAACATGTTGACTTTAAATATGGAGTTAAGCCAATTCTGAGTGATGTTAATTTTGAAATACCACAGAGTAAAGTTACTGCATTTGTAGGCCCTTCAGGGTCAGGAAAGAGTACTATTTTTAATATTATTGAGCGGATGTATGATATTGATCAAGGTGATATTAAATATTGTGATAAGTCCATTTATGACATTGGGTTAGGTGAATGGCGTGATAAAATAGGTTACGTAATGCAATCAAACTCAATGATGAATGGTACTATTAGAGATAACATATTGTATGGTATTAATCGTGAAGTAAGTGATGAGGAACTTATACATTTTGCGAAATTAGCGAACTGTCATGAGTTTATAGAACAATTTGAAGATGGCTACGATACGATGGTTGGCGAACGAGGATTGAAATTATCTGGTGGTCAACGTCAACGTATTGATATAGCTCGTAGTTTTGTCAAAAATCCAGATATTTTATTATTAGACGAAGCTACAGCTAATTTGGATAGTGAAAGCGAAAGAAAGATTCAAGATGCGCTAGAAGAATTAATGGAAAACCGCACAACTGTAGTTATCGCGCATAGATTATCTACTATTAAAAAAGCAGAGCAAATTATTTTCGTAGATGCTGGTAAAGTAACTGGTAAAGGTACACATCAAGAATTGATTATGAAACATGAGAAATATCAACAATTTGTAAACACACAGAATTTGACGAAATAA